From Drosophila santomea strain STO CAGO 1482 chromosome 2R, Prin_Dsan_1.1, whole genome shotgun sequence:
GCTTAAAACTCCCGCCGTGTCGCCCAATTTAATAATACTAAAATGCTTAAATGCTTTACAAGCAATTCTTCcagcaaaaggaaaatattgtgCTGCTGGTTCATTACTTCCTCGGCAATTACAACATCCGCTCTGAGTCACCACTTTTCTTCTTCGAGTTTCCCTAATGACACTCATCAACTTGAtgcaaatatatacatatgtatatatgtatatttaccaTGGGTTTTGCTATGCACATATTTTTGACCAGTCACGTCGGCCCATAAAAAATAAGCAATGATAGCAAATGCTGACATAACAAAGCACAAGAAATGGCAAGGTTCTCAAATTCACACGGCGATATCATTAGTATCAGagaagcaacaaaaaactTGGAACAACACTTTTAACTCATTTATCATTTAACTCCAAAGACATCCTTACATATAGGCAACTCATTCTGAAAAAggtttaaaatataaaagggGACGTGGAAAATAACTGAACAACATTTGTGATACGTTCTCTAAGTGCACTTACTCCTAAGAAGAATCAGAGGTttacaaaagtaatttaagcCCGGCATTGAGCCCAACTTATTGTGAGTGAGTCATGTGGCTGGTTTGAGTTGCAAGTTGCGGGTGCAACGCCATGCATGCCAAACAGCAACGCTGGGCCTCAGAATGCGAGGCACGATCGAGATGTGCTCAAAACGGACGATGATGAATTGCACAGACCTGGCCTAAGCCCATACAAACCCCAAACTAATCGCTCCTCTCATCTTCTTCCTTGCAGGCCCATGTGGTCACCGCCTTCGAGCAGTCGCTGTCCAACATGACCAACCGACTGCATCAATTGACGGCGACGGCGGAGCGAAAAGACGGCGAGCTGACGGACATGCGGCAGACCATCGAGTTGCTGAGGAAGCAGTCCATCCAGGCGGGACTGACCACGGCGCACATGCAGAGCATGGGTGTCCAGACCCAGGGTCAAGGTCAGCTTCAGGCCCTGGGTCAGCCGGGCTCAGACCAGAAGCCACCGACCTCGGGCTCCCAACGCGCCATTAATGCCAACAATGGCTCCATGCCCCTGGGAATGCAGCGACAGCACAGCACCGACTCCATGTGCTCCCTGAACTCCATCAGTTCCGGGTGCTCGGCGGCCCAAGACAAGAACAAGGCCAACAAGAAGAAGGGCTGGCTGCGGAGCAGCTTCACCAAGGCCTTCTCCCGCAATGCCAAGATCTCCAAGACTAGTCGTCATGTGGggcaccatcatcatcacaaCCACTCGCAGCAAGAGTTGGCTGCTGGGAAAATTCCCCTGCACAATGGTCACGGTGAACCCTTGGGACTGGCCTCGTTGGCCACCCAACCTGCTCCTCCTCTGCCGAATAGCAAGCAGAGCAGTCCCGCCAAGACCGTCACCCTCATCGACAATGCCAAACCCATCGATGCCATTGAGCAGGAGGATCAGCATGTGGTCGAGGACCTCAAGAAGCAGCTGCGCGAAAAGGATCTCGTCCTGACTGATATTCGCCTGGAGGCCTTGAGCTCGGCCTCCCAGCTGGAGAGCCTCAAGGAGATGATGAACAAGATGCGGGCGGAGATGATGTCCCTGAAGCACAACAATGAGCGTCTCCAGAAACTGGTAACCACGCGCTCCTTGGCTGGTTCGGAGGCCAGCTTGGGCCAGGCCATCAGTCCCAATGGATCTGTGGCTGGAAGCTCCGAGGTGTCAAGGCGCTATTCCCTCGCCGATAGTAACAATCGCCCTCCCATGGAACTACCGGCTCGACTCACTGAGGAACTTGAACTGGAGGAGGAGTGTTTGCCACCTGCCCCGGCTCCCGAACAACCATCACCACCGGCTCCAAATGGCGTCAGTGTGGCTCCCCTCAGTCCCAGTACGCACGTAGACCTAACACCACCTCCTCCTGCCTTGGAGGCGGCTCCTATGGCCAGTCCTGTGCACATGGCCAATGCCACGGAGGAGTTGGCCGATGTGTGCGATGGCAAGAAGATAGCCATTGCCTGTTATCTGGGCCAGCCAGAGGCGTTTTCCAAGTACTGTgaggagctgcaggagctCGATGGCTTCTATGCCAATGGCCACGAGGCGGATACCCAATCCCAAAGCGAGAGGAAGTCCAACTATGCCAGCGCCAGCTGCAACGAGTTCGTCATAGCCTGCACCTACATCTCCGGAAAGACAACGTGGCAGAATCTGGACTACGTGGTGCGCAAGACCTTCAAGGACTACGTGGCGCGCATTGATCCGGGCACCAATCTGGGTCTCAATACGGACTCCATCACCTCGTACCATTTGGGCGAGGCGAAGAGGGGTCCCGAAATGGGATTCCCGGAACTGCTGCCCTGTGGTTACATAGTGGGCAGTGTGAGAACCCTATATATTTGCCTACAGGGGGTGGGAAGTTTGGCCTTCGACAGCCTCATCCCCCGCAGCATTGTCCACCGATACATCAGCCTGCTCACGGAACACCGTCGGCTCATCCTGTGCGGGCCCAGCGGCACTGGAAAGTCCTACCTGGCCCGTCGCCTAGCCGAGTTCCTTGTGGCCCGCTCCGCCAGAGGCAACCCTTCGGAGGCCATTGCCACGTTCAAGTAAGTCTTGAAGAGTCCTCTATATATTTTCGATTGGTATACCACTTCTACCCCTTAGTGTTGACCACAAATCCTCGAAGGACCTGCGTCAGTATCTGGGCCACATTGCCGAACAGGCTGCCATTGCCAATGGAGTATCCGAACTTCCCTGTGTTATTATCTTGGACAACCTGCACCATGCCTCCGCCTTGGGCGATGTCTTCTCCTGTCTCTTGAGCGCCGGGCCTGCCAACAAGCTGCCCTGCATCATTGGCACCATGTCGCAGGCCACTTGCAACACCACCAACCTGCAGCTGCACCACAATTTCCGATGGGTACGTCTTTGAGGAGCCTTAAAAATTGTATCATTACTTATTGTGCTCATCACTTATTACAGGTTCTCACGGCCAATCACATGGAGCCCGTGAAAGGCTTCCTGGGTCGCTTCCTGAGGCGGCGACTCTTCCAGCTGGAACTGCAGACGCAACATCCTCAACCGGAGTTGGCGGCAGTTCTGGCCTGGTTGCCCTCCGTTTGGCAGCACATCAACCGATTCCTGGAGGTGCACAGCTCCAGTGACGTGACCATCGGACCGAGGCTATTCCTCGCCTGCCCGATGGATCTGAAGGACTCGCAGGTGTGGTTCACCGACATCTGGAACTACCACCTCTCGCCATATTTAGTTGAGGCGGTGCGCGAGGGAGTTCAGCTCTATGGACGACGAGGAGGTGCCTGGAACGACCCCTCCGCCTTCATTAGGAACTCCTACCCGTGGCCCTACGGTCCGGACTCAGTGCCTCCATTGCGACAAATCAATGCCGAGGATGTGGGACTCGAAGGCGTGGCTCTAACCAACGGAGACCAACAGGATCCCTTGGtaagatatataattaagTTTCTCTTCTtgatttttaacttttttctATCAATAGCTCAACATGCTGATGCGCCTGCAGGAGGCGGCCAACTACTCGGAGGCTCAGGACCAGGAATCCGATTGCGCCAGCTTGGACTCGAATGTCACACCCGAAAGTTCCGCTGGAGCAGAGTGAACAGCTTTATAAGCCAACCACTTCGTACATGCCAAATTTAGATGGACTAACTAAAGGAAACACACCAGCTGAGGGTCTGCTGCACCCAAGATAACCTTCTCCCCGCACAAATGAGACTTCTTGCTCTACTTTCGCAGCGAGGTTCAAAAGCAGTTCCAAgagttttccatttgcacCAAGTCACCGACTTCTCCACCCATCGTATCTAACCACGCCCTGCCATCTAGAGTAAATTGCACTTTTTAGCGCACTtgttaaaaatgcaaattgtccAAGCAACTAAAGAAACCTGATAACGAAGCACTACCATCCCAAAATGCTAGGACCCCGGCTGTGTTTCCGAAATACCCAACTCTTGAGAAATGAAACCTTGAGTGACATGAAATGTTAAGGAGATAAGACAAGTGAATTCATTTTTGTACATATAAAACCAACTGAAAACCCAATCCCCTATGCTTAAGTGTGAAGGTCTAGactttttataccctttaTCCCAGCCCAGAACCGGCGGatcatataaatttaattgcaactaATACCTAACACTACTGTAAATGTAGCTTTAAGTTTTTGCTACTACCAATTTACAAGATGTATAGTTGAAGGAAAAAGCTTTCActttagtttaattatttgcgTAATTATCATTAAATATTGTTACAAACATATTGCATATTTATAAAGCCCAATAAAGCAAAAtaccatttaaatatttattatgccAAGCCGCGCTTAAACACAGGAATACGCGAGAGTGAATACGTAATTCCCCATCCTCGATAAAATAGCAAAATTTCCGAACCCAGGTCCCGATCGAAAGATAAGCTCATATAATACCAACTCAAGCAGCAAAACTATATGATACGATAAAGCAAATTATGTGTCTCTGTCTAATTTAAATGTGTGCATTTATGAGATATGacatcaaatcaaaataaaataaaatatcaaacattAATTGTTGTTTCTTTTATGCGCGCAAGCTACAAGTATGATATAAAGTGCATCTCCTGATGTGCCATTTAAATATCCCGTCATGTTGCGatacaaaacgaaaaagaaTTGCTGgagttatttgttttttccttAGTGCATTTTAAATATCCCGCCAAGTTGCGATACCCAATGACTTATCGatgtattgatattttttattttttcaatcGCGGTGCGGTCACACTGTTGTGACTGGAAAATACCGAAATTCCGAGTCAGAATTACCCATCCATATATACAATCTTTTGTATATTCCTCTTGGTCACATTGTTCAGCAAGTCTAAGAAAAGTAGGTAAAAGtgctttaaaaattgtttaaattataaaaatcaCCTATTACCTGGACCACAAACCTAAATATCTAACGAGCGGGACAAGCAACACTAGATATATTGGAAACCCCGTTGCCACCGGTTTAAAAGCCGTTTTCCGGTAGATACAACCGCCCACCGATTACACAACATCTGTGATGGCAGTGAAAAATGGGAGAATTATGCGGAAATTATGCCAAGCACAGCACGAAATCGGAAGAAATAAATGACCAGTAGGGCTAGTGGAATGGGATTCCTATGGAAATAGTTTCTGTAACTCAGCACGTAGTGCAGCTATCTGTTACATAACCTCCAACTAAGTGGGCTCCATATAGCCCACTGCAGACCCGTGACAATTCACATCTTACCGCCTAGTTAGTTGGTTTGGAAATGTTACTTTCGCGGGTCCAAGACCTTATGTTCCTTTTTTGATACCTTATAATTTGACATTCATGTTGTTCCTTTGCAGACTCTGTGAGAAAATGGCCCTGCGACTACTCAACAGTGCTGTGCTCCGCCAGCTGGCCTCCCAGCTGCCCAAGAGTGCCCAGGTGGGCAGCGTGGCCGCCGTCCACACGCTGGACAAGATCGGCAAGCGGGAGATCGTGGGCTACGGCTGGAACGGCACCGCCTGCTACGCAGATCGCGTGGATTACCCTCTGCCCGCCGTGCGTTTCCGTGAGCCCACCAACGAGATCAACGCTCTGCGCGCCAAGGAGCAGGGAGACTGGAAGAAGCTCAGCCCCCAGGAGATCAAGGCCCTGTACCGCGCCAGCTTCTGCCAGACGATCGCCGAGGTCCAGGCTGGATCCGGTGAGTGGAAGCTCCACCTGGGCGTTGCTCTCCTCTTCACCGCCGCCGCCATCTGGGTGGCCGTGCTGATGAACATCTTCGGTAAGCCTTTGACAAGTCCCTTTTGGGGTTATTCATTATTGAGCATATTCCTTCAGTGTACGATGAGTTGCCCGTTACCTTCGACGAGGAGCACCAGAAGGCCCAGCTGCAGCGCATCATCGACCTGGAAATCAACCCCGTCACCGGATTGACCTCCAAGTGGGACTACGAGAACAAGAAGTGGAAGAACTAAGTGCGCTGTCGTTAAATAATTCCGCGATTGTGTGTGATTAAGTTAGACGACTTCTATGTGTATTAAGTAAAAGCAAGATAGTCGAAATTAAAGTTATGGCTGCTGCCTAAACGAAACGATCTTGGATCAGTCAATAGTTTGTGTAAGGCAACCAACTTTCAAGTGCAGCCTTAAAGATCGATTTATTAATAGACCATATTATATGTTAACTACACACTTTACGTTATAGCTGCTTGTTAAGGACTGAAAAATGAAGCAGGCATAgccaatttattttccacttagTCATGACGATTTCGGGAtcttttgtgtttgttgtctTTGGTGGAATTTTTTTTAACCTCCTCCACGAGCATCTTTAAGGCTTCATAGGTTTTGGAGTTTTTGATCATTTCCTTTTCAAACATGCGGCCGAATTTTAAAATCAATGGTGTCAGTTTCGGAGTTAGCATCGGTCTCTCTTTTTCGGTTCTAAAAAGAAGGACTTCAAAGGCTTGCAAAACATACCAGAATAACATTACTTACACAGCTCCCTTTTTCTTCACCGCTTTCAGGATCTTAACAACGGCTAGGATGTCCTGAAATAATTTGTACTTGTCTTCAGTAGAAATTTCCCCGTCAAAGAATATCTTCAGTTCCTGATCAGTTACATTCTTCAGTCGATCCCATTCCTCCAGCTCtgccttttctttttggtAGTCGCTATGGACTCTCCTGGAAAGAATATGTTCCTTTATCGCAGAGCATCCCTATGTGATGCCGATAATGTACCTACATCCAGTGCGAACTAGCCTTAGCTGTTCGTTCCTTCTGTTTCAAATGGCCTGATCTGGGTTTGGGAGGCTCCTTTTCATTTGGGGCTGCATCCTTTGATTCCATATCTCGGCTATAGCTAAAGTAGGTGAAAGGTTGCCTTTAGGAAATGTATCTTGAACGTGGTCGGATGTGTATCTTACTGATTGTACCAATCGTAACCCTCGTATGGAGGTCTGTGCAGATTGTGTGGTCGAAGGTGACGCTGTCTGTCATTCTCCGAGTGGTTCTGGTTAGCTTTGCTGTCCACATGGACTAGGAGAATCAGCAGGCAATGGAGGATGAGGATGCCAGCGGGATAGAGCCTTGATCCCATGGCTGTAGTTTTacttatgtacatactttttaCTTATGCGTAAAATCACAATTGAGATGTATTATGGAACCAATTGATTCCCAATTAGTGATTTAccttaaaatacaaaaaaaaaaacacatttatttgAATTGTCATTATTATTTAGTCATTTTAAAGCTAGTTTTTTCATATGTTTAAAATCCATTTCTCATTAGAAATGTATATCGCTTGGCTAGCAACAATTAatacaattcaatttattattaacacATTTAAACATTGAAAATGCTCAATTAAAAGTGATCCATTGATAGATGGACAAGGTTTCCGCTTCCCATTGTCTGACGAGATCTGAGATCTTAGCTATAGGTAATCGCGTGCAATCCCGACCTTGTCGGCCATTAGATGAATTTATGTCTTCCTTCTCGATAGCGTGGAATCCATCGTGACCCATGTGTCTGGGCAATACTATCTGCAGCCACAAAAAGAGGCACTTCGATCAATTTTTGTATAACTTAACCTATTAAGCAGAAAAAAACCAACCGCATTGTGCAACTATAGAATGTCAACTAATTTCATTCGTCATCTTTAAAGTTCTAGGTAAAACCATATAGGGTTTCCTCATTTCtgaccaaataaataaattatcaaTACTAAAAGTATCAATACTAGTTTTTAATTAGTTATCTTCCGAGCTTggttacaaaattattttgtatagtGGGTAGAATTAGCTAAGGACCTGATGTGGTAAAAGCGTCGTTCCAGTGAGCCCAATGTTTCTCCGTCTTCAGGCTGTGAAAGCCATCATGTGCTCTGACGTGTCGAGGTCCCTTTGTATGGTTCCCCGGCTTTACATATGGATCTCCTCCATTTTCGGCGCCAGTCGGAtcgtttgtgtctgtgttGTCCGGGCTATCAACAATATCGGTTCTATTTGTGGGCGCTCCTGTATCCTCCGACACCGCTACAATGGGCTGAGTTACTTCTCCGGTAGGAGTGCCTTCAGTTACTGGAGAAGCTTCACCAGCTGCTTGCGTTGCTGGTGATGATTCAGCCGCAGGGGTTTCCTGAGCCTCGACAGCGGCTACCAAGAATATAGCGATTCCAATCTAGAACAAAGAATACTTTCGAGTATGAGCGAACAAGAGGGAATGCCCCATGTGCCTCACCAGCTTCAGTTCAAGTTTCGCCATGCTCACGTCACACCTGACACATATGCTGCGTCGAAACCAGAAGCGCCGACTGGGCAAAGCCACCTTTTATAGTCGCTGCGCAGGTGGAATCGATTGGAGCAattcaaaattgatttgagCAATCGCTGCTTTTCGCTGATTTTGCGAGCAGAACCAATTCTCTTTGTGACCAACTGATAGATGGCGACTTTAATTGCCAACGCAGTCGGGGAAATTCCGGCAGACGCATCCAACACCTGATGCCAATCGGGTTTTTCGAGAGAGATCATGAGCTGATTGCTCTGGGGCTGACTGTAATTGTGGGCTTACCGATTTCCATAATTGTGGGCGATTCTGGGCTATATAAGTCAGCTATGACCGGCAGACAACAATCAGTTTTCGCTGGGCCCTTGCTAGTTGAGCTTAGTCGGTTGGGATGTTCATCAAGCTGCTACTAATCAGCCAGGTGGGTGCTAGATCTTGGCCAGGACAGGGAAAATGACTCGAGCTGTggttatttaatatatattcgACTTTTAGCTTCTGGCGCTGAGCTACGCTCAATTGTCGCTTGATGAGGCTAAAAAACAAATCGATGCCTCGGTTTATAGCGACGAGGAGACTACCGATGCTACGCACCTGCCGGAGCCCCACCTTCCCCCGCAATATCAGCCTCATCATCCCCACAAGAAAGTGACTACCAGCACTCCTGAGCCAGAAACCACAACTCCAAAGCCGGAACCCACTACAACGCCTGCGATACAGCAGAAAGGTGATGCCACTGTTGCTCCTGATGACGGACTGGGACAACTGGACGATGGTTTGCTACAAAACAATGATGGATCTGCTCTCCCGGAGTCCACCACTCCAGAACCGGAAACCACAAGCACGACGACGACCACCACTACAACTACCACAACGCCAAAGCCCCATAAGCATGAGCACCATCCTCATCCGCATTCCCACCCTTATCCATACCCCATTCAGTATCCGTACTCCCACCCTGGATTAATATTCTCCGCCGCGGGCCCAAAACTTCCCCCTCCATCGGCGACACCGCCCACTCCCAAAGATGCGGACAAGGAATCGCCGGAGTCATCTAGATACCCCTCCTATCCGAACTTTAGATCCCCTTACTCCCCCTATCAACCACCGGTGTTCAACCAGCCTCGTAACTGGCCCAGCTTTCCAGGATACGGACCTCCTAGTCCCGGTTACGGATACCCTCACAATCACGATCACGATCACGAGGAGGACTCCGGCGAAGATAAGCACAAGGACAAGTCTGGAGAAGCGGATACTGATGAGGATGTGGCCCTGAAACCACCTGGATTTGGCTACCCGCAGGTCTATTTGATTCCCCGAAGGCCAGTGATCTCTGTACCCAGCTTCCCGCGTCCAGGAGGCGGATATGGATCGCCCTACGGCTATGGACGATACTAATACTCTGCGCTGAATATTGTGATCAATTCTTCAGACCCCAGATAGTCAAtgttatattaattttatttaattcctAAAATGTACTTCCTAACACATTAAATATCgttaatattatattttcgtgtgttttgtatattattatataccATATAAGGCTTTCGATCGGGAGAGTCATAGCTTGGGATTTGCTTTCAAGTGCTAGCTCCTAAATTAACGGCTCCTAGATTCGGGAAAATGATAATTTGCTGATGTGCGCATATGAGCAGATTGAGTTATTTGCTTCTGATTTCCCTGTCGTGTAATCCCCAGGCTGATAACCCCGGCCCCCAAGCTCTCACCTTGACTATTTCCAGTCGGACGGGTTGGGATCGTAGTTGCATTTAACTGCATCGCATTCCATGCACTCAACTCATAGTTCTGTCGATCGTCGGAAGTTCGAGACGTAAGTACCTGTCGAGATCTGCGAGATGTTGCCGCTCCAATTCGTTTTGCTGGGCTGTCTGCTCATCGCACAGGGGGTAGGTATACATCGGCCTATTCCAAATCTTATGCTTCAATGCGATCTGGATTTTATAGCTATGCCACACTCTGCCGGAGCCCAAGGTAAGTTTGCTTCCAGACacttatatatacatatacaatttTTCATAATCCCCAGGTGAGAGTGCCTCGTGAAACAATCAGCATTCCGACGCATCTGTTCAAGCCCGTGGGCCAGCAGTCCAGCAACGAACCTATTTCTGATCGATCTTCCTTAAATGGCGGAAATAGGACTGCCTTGGCTGAATTAGACAATGAAGTCAAGTTTTTAGATGTTCGTCTCttctaatatatttaatatacatttatttaaatccatttttatttgcattaaaGAGATCCAGCGGAGAAGTGGAAGAAGTAACAGCCTCCTACGAAGAGGAGGAAATTCCACTGCGACCTATCCCATTTCAGCCTCGACCATTTTTTTCTCAGAGCCCTCCCAGAACAAACGGTTTTCGCATTCCTGTAAGCGTAATTAAAAGTAGTTACAAAAACTAGAAGTtactataaattattttagcAACCCAACTACGACAATGCATTCGAATCGGATTACAACGTGGGTCCCAGAGGCAACGCCTTCAACAACAGACCTTTTCCGAGTTCCCCGGATTTCCGTGACAGAGGCATTCGACCATTTCCTGATACGCCATTCCGCAACCAAAACTCGGGAACCTGGGTATCTGGACCAGTAAGGGTATCTGGACCAGTAAGGAAATCAATCTTTGTACTGGCTAAATGAACTAATAAACTGTTTTCAGGTACCTATACCATCTGGTGGCTCCATAATCCCCCTAATTGCCGGTGGTCCCAGTATTTCGGCTGGTAATAGTGGCCCTCTTGGATCCGGAGGCTCTTCAAACAACTTTTACCGGTCCGAATCCTATAGCTACACCTCTGACGGAAGAGGACCTCCGCAGATCGAGCGGGATGTGTACGACTCGCGGAATGGATTTGGATCATCATTCCGCAACTTTTAACTTTAGCTTTTCTAATAGAAACTAATAAATGAAACTCAGAGCTGATAGCTGACGTCTTCTGAGTTCTGGAATAACTAGTTGAGGCTACCAGAGATTATATCGACTTGGCAGTCTAATGTAAATTCTTCGCATTAggaataattaattattttacttgCTTCTTGCTTAATTTATTAGTCTAAACAATAGTCATAGTAAATAAGAAAAGAAGAAGTCAGTAATTATCTATGAAAGCTATTGAAAATTGGCGGTAAACAATTGTTTAAAAGAGCAAAAACAATTCCACGTAATTAATACACACTTACTAGCGAATATATTATATGGTCATTGATTGTTAAACTGGTTGATTAGATATTGCATCTAATCAATTTGTAGCTTACGGCAAGCGTgataatacaaaaaatgaactctggattattatttatgtgaGCACGGCAGCTTATGGAATTTATATACGTTGTGAATATTCATCTATAGGTAATTAACTTTTGGAAATGATTCAAAGTTAGTTGaaacataatatttatatttaaatgaaatcagAATTGGATAGCTTATCCAGCTTCTCATAGACATCCTTCTCGTTCTTAAATTCATTAAACTGCTTAACTAAGTCCGAGTTTCTAGCCAACCGACTGTCGGACCATGTGCTCATGTACTTCTCCACCTTCTGCTCGACTGATTTCAGAGTAGTTTCCAAATTTTTTTCCAGTATATGCTCCAGGTCCTCAACTCCATGCTGTATGAATAGCTGGACCACAACCTCGTCAGCTTCTGATTCGAATTCTTTGCTGCCTGCAATCGAAATGATGCTTTCCAATTCCTCAAGAGCGTCTTCCAGTCTGTTCAGCTCAAACGAATCATCGAAGTCCAGTGTGTCCAAGGCCGCGACAAACTCCTTGAGCTCCTTGAGAATGTTTCCATTGGAGTCCGGTGGTAAAATAAGTTCAGCTTCGTCGATGACCAGTTGGAAGACTTTTCTTAGCTGTTCCATGGCATCTGTTACCATTTGAAAGAGTTCATTGGACACTTCAAATTGCAACTGCCATTTGTTTATGGGAGGAGCTGCGAGCTGCGTTAAAAGTTCAAGTTTATTTCTGCAGGATATTTGCGTGGTAAGGATCTTACCGAAAGTTGGAGGGCAGCTATCGCGAACAGAAAAGTCCAAGTTATTTTGCTGGCCATGATTTCAAACTGCATCTACTTTCAATCAAACTTATTCCTTTTATAATCCCTCTCTTAAATTCACAAAGTTGATACTAAATGCAAGAACGCCTCTATAATAAATACCCGCAGATCGTGAGACAGCGTGTAGACTGTAATCAGTCCTCAGAAATCGGTGAGCGTGATAAGAACGAGTACACCCCTTCGTATTTTAATTAGTGGGCAGTGGAAACTGTCTATTTAGTGATTATAAGGTCGTATATATTTTCCAGGTTACGTTTATATCTTTATTGCTCTAAAGTATCAGTTCCCGAGATCTGCACATGTTGATCGGACGTGCGGAAATTTTCCGAttccaaatgcaaatacaatatTTCTCTTTGgagtacatatatttaaaggCCATTGCCTCATTTTATAACAAACATTTCCTAATTCAAtgatattgtttaaatatttttctatgtATTTACAGCTTTCATCCAAATACCTCTGGCTACCCCCTGCACTAATGCCTGAGCCAGTTTGGTGTAGTCCATTAGCTGGAGCTCAGGAAGTTGGCTCTTTAGGTTTTGGGGAAACTCCAAGAAGGTTGTGATCAGACTGTCGTTAGTTTCGGTGGCCAATTGGGTCATATTGGAAACTAATTCACTCTTGTCCTGCCGACTTAGTCGCAGATACTTAGTGAGATGCGGCTTTACCTTGGCGAAGAATCTGCGGATGGCGATCTTCTCGCCGGGCAAAACCTCAATAAGCAATTTATTAGGAGTGTTGTGGTACATGAGGTCGCTGTTTATCCAGGCGAAAATATAGAAAGCAGTGCTGTAGTAGTCCTCGTTCCCAGCAACCAGGTCGAGCTCCTCGAAGTACTGCCGATCGATGGATTCGTTGGCTGGAAGACCAGGAAGTCTTTGGCGGGCATCTTCGATGGTCGCGTAGAGCACTTGGTTGAAGAGCCTCTCCACCGCCTGAA
This genomic window contains:
- the LOC120446591 gene encoding protein sickie isoform X7 is translated as MSAVSASNRPPPSPISAPIYDGYATIRARGLTRSRSIRAESENGAQLPPLLQKPRRQRTISLRSNYSLPGGQSEEIYARAKPVRTPTIGDLEPIYTNPSAFRPLSDASSSSGGGSMPCDYQNVKKNSRFSLDSLQSSATPKTPDYNTAGEEEPIFLYTAPESPKRRLDSGIRSSYESSDRGCYSPSPRMSFDMQERDCPRLRPPTLRHNSVGSTGNRRPMTLSLNETPRSPTGLPPPAPVRRESLYAKPKIYATPMRPPTSPRLNLYELPIVTQRSNSAELLERSCTSQSLATIDQDELLVIPSAMPMLPNAVDRRYHTLGHMRVKSMGAGLHRSLDVPTGSMLDVASGGHWRYRAGNQSAGNIYASAEAAVSDLNRMAPEYMDPLDFKIGCQTTLRSKPLIPWYELAIRRDFKRQSCPPISGSGVGGSLTLATSPQEDLEQAHVVTAFEQSLSNMTNRLHQLTATAERKDGELTDMRQTIELLRKQSIQAGLTTAHMQSMGVQTQGQGQLQALGQPGSDQKPPTSGSQRAINANNGSMPLGMQRQHSTDSMCSLNSISSGCSAAQDKNKANKKKGWLRSSFTKAFSRNAKISKTSRHVGHHHHHNHSQQELAAGKIPLHNGHGEPLGLASLATQPAPPLPNSKQSSPAKTVTLIDNAKPIDAIEQEDQHVVEDLKKQLREKDLVLTDIRLEALSSASQLESLKEMMNKMRAEMMSLKHNNERLQKLVTTRSLAGSEASLGQAISPNGSVAGSSEVSRRYSLADSNNRPPMELPARLTEELELEEECLPPAPAPEQPSPPAPNGVSVAPLSPSTHVDLTPPPPALEAAPMASPVHMANATEELADVCDGKKIAIACYLGQPEAFSKYCEELQELDGFYANGHEADTQSQSERKSNYASASCNEFVIACTYISGKTTWQNLDYVVRKTFKDYVARIDPGTNLGLNTDSITSYHLGEAKRGPEMGFPELLPCGYIVGSVRTLYICLQGVGSLAFDSLIPRSIVHRYISLLTEHRRLILCGPSGTGKSYLARRLAEFLVARSARGNPSEAIATFNVDHKSSKDLRQYLGHIAEQAAIANGVSELPCVIILDNLHHASALGDVFSCLLSAGPANKLPCIIGTMSQATCNTTNLQLHHNFRWVLTANHMEPVKGFLGRFLRRRLFQLELQTQHPQPELAAVLAWLPSVWQHINRFLEVHSSSDVTIGPRLFLACPMDLKDSQVWFTDIWNYHLSPYLVEAVREGVQLYGRRGGAWNDPSAFIRNSYPWPYGPDSVPPLRQINAEDVGLEGVALTNGDQQDPLLNMLMRLQEAANYSEAQDQESDCASLDSNVTPESSAGAE
- the LOC120445573 gene encoding cytochrome c oxidase subunit 4 isoform 1, mitochondrial; the encoded protein is MALRLLNSAVLRQLASQLPKSAQVGSVAAVHTLDKIGKREIVGYGWNGTACYADRVDYPLPAVRFREPTNEINALRAKEQGDWKKLSPQEIKALYRASFCQTIAEVQAGSGEWKLHLGVALLFTAAAIWVAVLMNIFVYDELPVTFDEEHQKAQLQRIIDLEINPVTGLTSKWDYENKKWKN
- the LOC120445572 gene encoding uncharacterized protein LOC120445572, which encodes MGSRLYPAGILILHCLLILLVHVDSKANQNHSENDRQRHLRPHNLHRPPYEGYDWYNHYSRDMESKDAAPNEKEPPKPRSGHLKQKERTAKASSHWMRVHSDYQKEKAELEEWDRLKNVTDQELKIFFDGEISTEDKYKLFQDILAVVKILKAVKKKGAVTEKERPMLTPKLTPLILKFGRMFEKEMIKNSKTYEALKMLVEEVKKNSTKDNKHKRSRNRHD
- the LOC120445574 gene encoding uncharacterized protein LOC120445574, giving the protein MAKLELKLIGIAIFLVAAVEAQETPAAESSPATQAAGEASPVTEGTPTGEVTQPIVAVSEDTGAPTNRTDIVDSPDNTDTNDPTGAENGGDPYVKPGNHTKGPRHVRAHDGFHSLKTEKHWAHWNDAFTTSGP
- the LOC120445571 gene encoding soluble scavenger receptor cysteine-rich domain-containing protein SSC5D, with translation MFIKLLLISQLLALSYAQLSLDEAKKQIDASVYSDEETTDATHLPEPHLPPQYQPHHPHKKVTTSTPEPETTTPKPEPTTTPAIQQKGDATVAPDDGLGQLDDGLLQNNDGSALPESTTPEPETTSTTTTTTTTTTTPKPHKHEHHPHPHSHPYPYPIQYPYSHPGLIFSAAGPKLPPPSATPPTPKDADKESPESSRYPSYPNFRSPYSPYQPPVFNQPRNWPSFPGYGPPSPGYGYPHNHDHDHEEDSGEDKHKDKSGEADTDEDVALKPPGFGYPQVYLIPRRPVISVPSFPRPGGGYGSPYGYGRY